The genomic interval TGGGAGCGGGTTCACCCGCGAAGAGGCCGTTACAGGTCAACGCCTCAAGTAATCGGAAAAATCGATATCGCCGGCACTCAGGATCGCCTGCACCCGATTATGCACGTTCAACTTGCGCAAGATCGCCGAGACGTGCGCCTTGACCGTGGTTTCGGCGATATCCAGCGTGTAGGCGATCTGCTTGTTCGATTCGCCCTTGGTCATGCGCTCGAGCACCAGCAGCTGCTTGCGGGTCAGGGCCTGGAGCATTTCCGGCGGGAAGCTCGGGGTATCGTTGTGGCGCCGGCTGGTACTGCTTTTTTGCGCGCGGATGATGTCGGGTGGCAGGTAGACATTGCCATTGAGGATCTGCTCGATCGCTTCGATCATCTGCGAGCGCGGCGAAGACTTGGTGATGAAACCCACGGCACCGTAGGTGATGGCCTGCAGCACGATCTGCTTTTCCTGCTCGGCTGAAACGATCACGACCGGCGTGGTCGGCGCCTCGTTGCGCAGGGTGATCAGGCCGTTGAGGCCGTGCATGCCGGGCATGTTCAGGTCGAGCAGGATCAGGTCGAGGTCGTCGTGCGCCTGGGTCAATGCCAGGGCGCTGTCCAGGTCGGCCGTCTCCATGACCTCGCTGCCTTCAAAACCATCGCTGATGACGTTGTGGATGGCTTCGCGAAACAGCGGGTGATCGTCGGCAATCAGAATTTTGTACATGGCCTTTTCACCTTGTTTTTATTGGATGGGCACGCGTTCGCAGGCAAGTGATTCAGGGAAAGGGCACGGGTTGCGCCGGCTGCAGCGGCAAGTTGGCCTGTTGCCAGGCGTCCAGGCCGTCGCGGTACCAGTACAGGTTGTTATAGCCCAGGGCCTTGGCGCGTTTTACCGCGTTCCAGCTTAACCAGCAATCGGAGCGGCAGTAGAAGACCAGCGGTTGCTCTGGCTGCCCGGCGGTGGCTTTTTGCAGGTTACGCATGAAGTAGTCCTGCCAGGCCGGGCTTAGTTCACCGTCGCCGGTGTTGGCCAGCCACAGGCTGCCGGGGAGGTTGCTGTGCGGCTCGTCTTCGATGAAGCGGCCTTGCAGCCACTGGCGGCGATAGACGTCCACCAGCACCGGCCTGGGGGCCTGGCCTAGCAGGCGTTGCAGCGTGGCGGTGTCGATGACCTGGCCACCTTCGACCTGTTGCGGGGTGGGGCTGCGGTAGAGCGTGGTGCGATAGCCTTCGGCGGAGAACAGTGGGGTGGTGTCGGCCTGGGCAATACCCAATGACAGACACAGCGAAAGGGCAGCCAGCAAGGGGCGCAGGGCACGTGGCATGGGGATTTTCCTTTTTGTTATAGGCCCATTACATGCCAGTGGCGGTGCTTTGTGAATGCGACGATTAGACAGCAAAGGCAGTACTAAAGTAGTAGCTTGCGGTTAAAAAGAGAGGTGCCACTTCAGCCCTGACGCTCCTGCACAGAGCAAGCAACAGAAGCTCAGCGGGGCTTGCGCAGCGCCGCATGCTGGGGGTTGAAGGTGAGTACCGCCAGCAGGGTAAACAAGGCGGTCAACCCCAGGCACACCGCCAGCGCCAGCAGGTTCAACCGCTCATAAAGCGCAAACCTCACCAGTTCCACGGCATGGGTAAACGGGTTAACAGCACACAGCCAGTACAACCACTGGCTGGCCTCGCGCATCTTCCACAGCGGGTACAACGCCGACGACAGGAAAAACAGCGGAAAGATCACGAAATTCATCACCCCGGCAAAGTTCTCCAGCTGGCGGATCGCGTTCGACAGCAACAGGCCCAGGGCGCTGAGCATGAACGCCACCAGCAGCAATGCCGGCAGCGCCAGCAGCAAGCCCGCGGCAGGTGGCTGCACGCCGTAGAGCCAGGCGATGGCGAGAAAGGCATACACTTGCAGCAGGGAAATCAACGAGGTCGCCAACAGCTTGCTGCCCAGCAGGAACGGCCGCGGCAATGGGCTGGTCAGTAACACGCGCATGCTGCCCATCTCCCGGTCATAGACCATCGACAGCGAGCCCTGCATGCCGTTGAACAGCAGAATCATGCAGGCCAGTCCCGGAATGATGTACACCTCGTAAGGAATATAGGTGTCGTAAGGCTCGATGATGGCAATGCCCAGCGCCGCGCGAAACCCGGCGGCGAACACCAGCAACCACAGCAGCGGGCGCACCAGGGCACTGAGCAAGCGCGTGCGCTGCAACACGAAGCGCAGCCATTCGCGCAGCATGATGCCGTTGAAACATTGCCAGTAAGCGTTCATCGGGCGTCGGCTCCTGAGTGGGCGCTGGTCAGGCGGGCAAAGGCGTTGTCGAGGTCGCCGCCGTGCTCCAGGCTCAGCGCATCGGCGGTACCACGGGCTACCAGGCGCCCGTGATGCAGAATCAGCAGGTCATCGGTGGGCTGCACTTCGTCCAGCAGGTGGGTGGTCCACAGCACACTGAGCTGTTGCTCGCGGCATAACCGGCGCAGGTGCTGGTTGAGCGCCAGGCGGCTGGCCGGATCGAGGCCGACGCTGGCTTCGTCGAGCAGCAGCACGCGGGGTTCATGCAGCAGTGCGCGGGCAATTTCCACCCGGCGGCGATGGCCGATGTTCAGCTCGCGCACACGATCGCGACGGCGTTCGCCGAGCCCCTGGCGGGCCAGTTCGGCTTCGACCCGCAGGTTGCTCTGGCGCCGCGACAGGCCATGCAGCGCGGCGTGGTAGCGCAGGTTCTGTTCAACGCTCAGGTCCAGGTCCAGGGTGCTTTGCTGAAACACCACGCCCAGCTGACGCAAAGCCGGGCGTGCAGCGTTGCGCAGCGAGCAGCCGCACACGCGGATGTCGCCGTGTTGCAGGTCGTACAGCCGGGTAAGCAGGGCGATCAAGGTGGACTTGCCGGCGCCATTGGGGCCCAGCAGCGCGGCGAAGCGCCCGGGCGCCAGGCTGAAAGCCACCTGTTTGAGCGCTTCGCGCTGGCCGTAGGCGAAGCTCACATCAATGACGTCGAGGGCATTCATGGTGTTACCACCACGCCCCAGGGGTAGCGCCCGACCTTCACCGACTTGAGTACCTTGAGGTTCTTCGCGTCGATCACCGAAACGTCGCCACTGACGCCGTTGGTGGCCAGCAACTGGCTCTGGTCCGGGGTGAACGCCAGCTGCCAGACCCGCCGCCCGACCAGCAGGTAGTCGAGCACATCAAAGGTCGTGGCATCGACCACCGCCACATGGTTGGCCGGCCCCAGGGCGACGAACGCGTACTTGCCGTCGGCGCTGAGCTTGATGCCCACCGGTTGCACCTTGTCCGGGTGAACACCCTTGATCTGGAAATTCAGGGTTTTCAGCACCTGGCGCGTGGCCACGTCGAGGATGGTCACCGTGCCACCAATTTCCGCCGAGGCCCACAACCGCGAACCGTCCTTGTTGAACTCGACGAAACGCGGCCGCTGATCGACCAGGGTGCTGTCGGCCAAGGTCTGGGTGCTGGTGTCGATCCAGTGCAGCATGTTGGTGGTCTCACTGGTATTGACTGCCCACTTGCCGTCGGGGCTCACCGCCATGCCTTCGGGTTCGATACCGACGTCGATCTGCCCCAGCACCTTGTCGGTGACGGTGTCGATCACCGTCACCAGTGCGTCGTCCTCGTTGGACACATACAGCCAGCGGTCGTTGGGGTGCAGGGCAAACTGCTCGGGGTCCTTGCCGGAGGGCAGCTCCTTGATGATCTTGCGGGTGGCCACGTCCATCACCTGTACCCGGTCCGAGTCGCTGGCGCAGATGTACAGCAGCTTGTTGTCGTGTGACAGCAGCAGGCCGCGCGGGCGCTGGCCCACCGGCAGGGTCTCGGTGACTTCAAGGGTTTGCATGTCGATCAGGCTGAGGCTGTTGTCCTTCTCGTTGGACACCCAGGCAGTGGCGGCCATGGCGTGCCCGCAGGCCAGCGCCAGGGCGCCCGACAGCAGGCTGGGGTAAAGCAGGGCCCGGTGGAAGAGGGGGCGGCGCATGGCGAATTCCTTATTGTTGTGGTTATCGGGTCAGGGGTAGCTGCAGGTCACTTCGGGTTTGTCGTAGCCCAGGCTGTCCATTTCGTTGAAAGGGTGCAGGAAGCCCTCCTGCGGCGACGTGCTGACCAGGGCGCGCGGCTGCACCAGCGCGATTGGCTGGCGCAGTTCGCCGTTCCACGGGCGGTAGCTGAGCTTGCGGCCCTTGAAACCATCCAGTGGCAACTGTTCGCTGAGCAGCAGTTGTTGTAGCGCGCGGGGTTCGGCCTGGCGCAGCTTGCTGGCCGCGCTGGCAATGCTGCGCACGGCCATCCAGGCAGCAAAGTCACGGTCATTCATCCAGCGCCCGGCCTGGGCTTCGAAGCGTTTTTGCAGCTGCGCGGCGCCAAAGGTTTCCACGGTCTTGTGCCAGCCGGTGGGGGTGAGGCCCTGGGTGCCGGCCACGGGGCGGGGGTACCAGGTCTGGTAGGGCAGGTACTCGCCAAAGTCGCCGCGCTCGTCGGCCACCAGTACAACGTCGTATTCGGCGGTTTGGGTGAACAGCGGCATGTCGGCCTGGGCGCTGCGGCGCTGGTCGTTGTCGAAAGTCCAGGTCTTTTCCGCGACCAGTTGCAGGCCAAAGCGTTTCATTGAGCGGCGCAGGGCTGCGGCGTAGGCCTGGTCGTCTTCGGTCTGGCCGGCCACCAGCAGCGCCCGCTGCCACTTGCGCAGCACCAGGAATTGCACCAGCGCATCGGCCAGCATGGCGCGCCCCGGCAAGCTGTGCAGCACATTGCCCAGGCACTGGCTGCTGCGCAGGCCGTCGTCGGGGCTGCCGGCGTTGAACAACAGGCTGTCGGGGAGGGCGGCAGACAACGCGCGCAGGCTGGCGGCCGGGGCATTCACCACGAACAGCCGCAGGCCTTGGTCGTGCTGCGCCCTGGCTGCCTGCAACAAGGCCTCCGGGCTGTCGACTGTGGCGGGGGTCAGCTGGAATTGCTGCTTCAGGAAGCGCCCGGTGCTGTTGCTGTCGACAACCGCCAGCTCGGCGCCCTGGCGCCCGGCATCGGCAGGCTCAGGAATGATGTTGGACAGCAGCGGGCCGGGATCGGGGCGATAGCCCAGGTAGCCGATGCGTACGTTTAGCGCGTCTGTGGGCTGAGCGGCGGGCGCCAGGGGCGCAGCCAAGGTCGCGGCCAGGGCCAGCAGGCAGGTCAGGGCAAGGTGGGCAGGCTGGCGCATAACACACTCCACGGCAGATGGCGCCAGCATAGGAAGCCCGCCGTGAGGGGGAAATATGCAGAAAGTAGCGCCAGGCCGGTACCAAGGTAGTAATTCGGCGCGGCTGTTGCGGTTTTACGATGGGCCACAACGCCCCGAGGAGAATCGCCTGTGCGCCTTGTCAACCTGTCGGCCCTGTGGCGGATCAACCTGTGGGTCACGTGCTGTTTCGCCCTGGTGACGCTGGCCTGTGCCGGCGCGCTGTTGCACCAGGCGGTGGCGGATGTCGAGCGTGAATTGCAGTCTGCCGAAGCGGTGGTGGCGTGCCTCGGTGACACTGCCGAACGCGACCCGGCAAGCCTGCAACCCCGGCTGACCCAGAGCCTGCGCCATGTGCGGGTGCACTGGCTAGCGGCGGGTGAAGCGCTGCGGCGACCGGCGCAG from Pseudomonas fortuita carries:
- a CDS encoding response regulator transcription factor, coding for MYKILIADDHPLFREAIHNVISDGFEGSEVMETADLDSALALTQAHDDLDLILLDLNMPGMHGLNGLITLRNEAPTTPVVIVSAEQEKQIVLQAITYGAVGFITKSSPRSQMIEAIEQILNGNVYLPPDIIRAQKSSTSRRHNDTPSFPPEMLQALTRKQLLVLERMTKGESNKQIAYTLDIAETTVKAHVSAILRKLNVHNRVQAILSAGDIDFSDYLRR
- a CDS encoding PQQ-dependent catabolism-associated CXXCW motif protein, yielding MPRALRPLLAALSLCLSLGIAQADTTPLFSAEGYRTTLYRSPTPQQVEGGQVIDTATLQRLLGQAPRPVLVDVYRRQWLQGRFIEDEPHSNLPGSLWLANTGDGELSPAWQDYFMRNLQKATAGQPEQPLVFYCRSDCWLSWNAVKRAKALGYNNLYWYRDGLDAWQQANLPLQPAQPVPFP
- a CDS encoding ABC transporter permease; the encoded protein is MNAYWQCFNGIMLREWLRFVLQRTRLLSALVRPLLWLLVFAAGFRAALGIAIIEPYDTYIPYEVYIIPGLACMILLFNGMQGSLSMVYDREMGSMRVLLTSPLPRPFLLGSKLLATSLISLLQVYAFLAIAWLYGVQPPAAGLLLALPALLLVAFMLSALGLLLSNAIRQLENFAGVMNFVIFPLFFLSSALYPLWKMREASQWLYWLCAVNPFTHAVELVRFALYERLNLLALAVCLGLTALFTLLAVLTFNPQHAALRKPR
- a CDS encoding ABC transporter ATP-binding protein is translated as MNALDVIDVSFAYGQREALKQVAFSLAPGRFAALLGPNGAGKSTLIALLTRLYDLQHGDIRVCGCSLRNAARPALRQLGVVFQQSTLDLDLSVEQNLRYHAALHGLSRRQSNLRVEAELARQGLGERRRDRVRELNIGHRRRVEIARALLHEPRVLLLDEASVGLDPASRLALNQHLRRLCREQQLSVLWTTHLLDEVQPTDDLLILHHGRLVARGTADALSLEHGGDLDNAFARLTSAHSGADAR
- a CDS encoding YVTN family beta-propeller repeat protein; translated protein: MRRPLFHRALLYPSLLSGALALACGHAMAATAWVSNEKDNSLSLIDMQTLEVTETLPVGQRPRGLLLSHDNKLLYICASDSDRVQVMDVATRKIIKELPSGKDPEQFALHPNDRWLYVSNEDDALVTVIDTVTDKVLGQIDVGIEPEGMAVSPDGKWAVNTSETTNMLHWIDTSTQTLADSTLVDQRPRFVEFNKDGSRLWASAEIGGTVTILDVATRQVLKTLNFQIKGVHPDKVQPVGIKLSADGKYAFVALGPANHVAVVDATTFDVLDYLLVGRRVWQLAFTPDQSQLLATNGVSGDVSVIDAKNLKVLKSVKVGRYPWGVVVTP
- a CDS encoding ABC transporter substrate-binding protein, with protein sequence MRQPAHLALTCLLALAATLAAPLAPAAQPTDALNVRIGYLGYRPDPGPLLSNIIPEPADAGRQGAELAVVDSNSTGRFLKQQFQLTPATVDSPEALLQAARAQHDQGLRLFVVNAPAASLRALSAALPDSLLFNAGSPDDGLRSSQCLGNVLHSLPGRAMLADALVQFLVLRKWQRALLVAGQTEDDQAYAAALRRSMKRFGLQLVAEKTWTFDNDQRRSAQADMPLFTQTAEYDVVLVADERGDFGEYLPYQTWYPRPVAGTQGLTPTGWHKTVETFGAAQLQKRFEAQAGRWMNDRDFAAWMAVRSIASAASKLRQAEPRALQQLLLSEQLPLDGFKGRKLSYRPWNGELRQPIALVQPRALVSTSPQEGFLHPFNEMDSLGYDKPEVTCSYP